Within the Mycobacterium gordonae genome, the region CCAGCACCACCGTTACCGCCCGGCGTGGCCGCATTGGCCCCGTCGCCGATCAGCGGACGGCCGGTCAGCACCTGGCTGGGTGCGTTGACCGCTGCCAGCACCTGTTGCTCGATCAGCTGAAGCGGCGACACATTGGTGGCTTCGGCGCCGGCATACCAGCCTGCCCCGGTGTGGAGGGCTTGCATGAATTCACGGTGAAACGCCGCTGCCCGTGCGCTCACCGCCTCGTAGGCTTGCCCGTGTTCGCTGAATAGTGCAGCGATCGCAGTCGACACCTCATCGGCGCCGGCCGCGACCATCCGGGTGGTAGAGGCCAGAGCAGACGCATTGGCGTCATCGATTGCCATGCCGAGCTGGGCCATATCCCCGGCCGCCGCGTCGAGCAATCCCAGGGCTACTCGAAGTTGTGACACCTTTGTCTCCTTCCGGCGGTGAAATATTTCTTTCGGTGGCGCCGCACATTTGCTGCAGCCCGCGCTAGCCCGGCCGTGACGCGGGCCGAAGCGAAAGCGGGCCGCGATGTCTTCGCTGCGACGCAATTGCCTGCTCGAATGGTGGGGCTGGCGGACTTCGGCGAGATGTTGGCCCGAGCTTTTGGGTAAGTCGCGCACATGCGTGATCGGAAATCACCGGCATCGGTTTGTTCGCTGACCATGACGGGTACCTCAACGCATAGACTGAACAAAGTCTCACATGCGAAATTATCCTCAGTCAAGGTGGGTCGCGTAATCTCCGGCACCGGCATCCTCGCGCATCCCGGCAACGCTGAATGGTTCGCCTTAACTGGGTCGTGCGGCTGCACGGCAACAGCCGCAGACGCCACGGCGTTCCCCGGGGGGGGGGGCTAGGTCTGCGACGCGGGCGGCTTACGGCATTCGAAGCAGCCGTGGGCGAGCGCTAACCCACCACCCAAATCGCTCGTGCGGCGGGCCTGCCTAGTTCGAGGCTCGTGACCGTGTCCCCCTTCGATTCGATCGCTACCGTGATCGTGCCGGCGAATTCCCGCCGGGTGACCACCCGCAGCCGCGAATCCAGGCTGATTCCGACACTGTCGAAATATCGCAGCATTTCTGGGTCGGCATCAGAGATGCGGGCCACGGAGCCGGTCTCACCGTTGAGGCAGTCCCACAATTGACGTGCCGGGGGAGTCGGCACCTGTCCATCAGGGGCCGGAATGGGATCGCCGTGCGGATCGCGGCGCGGAAAGCCCAGCTTCGCGTCGATACGCGCTACCAGTCGATCCGACACCGCGTGCTCGAGAATCTCCGCTTCATCGTGCACTTCGTCCCACCCATAGCCAAGCTCGTTGACCAGGAATGCCTCGATCAGTCGGTGGCGACGCACCATTGCCAGCGCCGCTCGCCGGCCGGCATCGGTCAAGGTCACCGCACCGTACTTGGCGTGGTTGACCAGGCCCTGCTCGGCGAGTTTGCGGACGGACTCTGAAGCTGTACTGGCTGACACGCCAATCTTCTCCGCCAGCATCTTGGTGCTGACCTTCTCCAGCGACCATTCCTGGGCCGTCCAAATGACCTTCAAATAGTCCTGGGCAACCGCGGTGAGACCGCCAGGCTCGTCGTCAGCCTTCACAATGTGAAAGTTTAGGCCGCTTGCGTGATTGCCGATGTCGGCGCCTGCTCCACCGCGCCGAGCCCGGTCGGTGGTGCCGACTGGTCCGAGGGCTGCGGGACCGCGAAAAACGGCGGCTGCGGTGGCATCGGTGGCAGCGACGGCCCCGGCAGGTGTCCAGGTAGTGCCGCGGGCTGGCTCGCCCGCATACCCCGCAGGTGCGGCAGGTGAGTGCAGAGGTGTGGTCGGAGCTTGCGGCACGAAAGGCTCCGACGGTCCGATCAGACCGGTCGCTGCGGCTCATCTGGTCTGTTGGAACACGTAGCACCGGAGGTTTGGTGACCAGTCGGTGACGCACGTCGGTGGCCGGGGCCTTCTTCGCGGAGCGATTGATTATGAGGATTTATTCAGGAAACTTGACTGATGATTAGTTCGTAAGTGAGAATTGCCTCAACAATGCCCCAGGCGGTGTGGTCGCCAACGAGATTGCTCGGCCCATGCCTCAAGCCCGTGCGTTCGTGAGGAGGCGCTGATGTCTTGTACGCGGGACCGCGCCGGAGCTAGGCAGCGCCGCAACTGGGGACCTGGTGATTAGCGAAACGCCGCGCAGGAGCTTATGGAAGCGCCGGCACAGATGCGCGCGGGCTTCCCCGCGCCTTTAGGCCCACGGGTGTAGACGACTAGCGCGCGCCCAATCAGTGCAACGGGAACCCCGCGACTGCCGGACACATTCCCGCCAAACCCGAAAGTTCTTTCAATCAAGGAGTCGGTGGTGTCGTATTTGCGTGTTGTGCCGGAGCTGGTGGGTGTTGCGGTTGGTGAGGTGGCCGATGTTGGGTCGGTGGTGACGACAGCGAGTTCGGCGGTGGCGGCCTCGACGACGGAGCTGATGGCGGCGGGTGCTGATGAGGTGTCTGCGGCGGTGGCGGGTGTGTTCAGTGAGCATGGGTTGGCTTATCAGGCGGTGAGCAGGCAGGTGGCGGTGTTTCATCGCCGGCTGGTGGAGGCGCTGGCGGCTAGCGCTGGTTCTTATGCCAGTGCTGAGGCTGCTGGGGTGTCGGCGTTGCAGAGCTTGGAGCAGCAGGTGTGGG harbors:
- the mntR gene encoding manganese-binding transcriptional regulator MntR; translation: MKADDEPGGLTAVAQDYLKVIWTAQEWSLEKVSTKMLAEKIGVSASTASESVRKLAEQGLVNHAKYGAVTLTDAGRRAALAMVRRHRLIEAFLVNELGYGWDEVHDEAEILEHAVSDRLVARIDAKLGFPRRDPHGDPIPAPDGQVPTPPARQLWDCLNGETGSVARISDADPEMLRYFDSVGISLDSRLRVVTRREFAGTITVAIESKGDTVTSLELGRPAARAIWVVG